The Camelus bactrianus isolate YW-2024 breed Bactrian camel chromosome 13, ASM4877302v1, whole genome shotgun sequence nucleotide sequence aattacctccacccccccgaataattttaaaaaagaatattttaaaaaaagaattacctgTGTAAataagtttacactgtatagcacagggaactatagttaatatcttgtagtaacctataatgaaaaagaactatgaaaacaaatatatgtaagtatatgtttgactgaactattatgctgtacaccaaaaaatgacacaacatggtaaactgactatacttcaattaaaaaaaatttcttttaattttttaaaataaataaaactaacaaaaaatttACCTGTGGAAATCCCTTAGGAAGATGCTACTTGGGAGACTGCTATATTGTCTCCTGTTGAATAGCACAGCCAGTTTTCCTCCCCTATGGCCATAAATTGCTGTTTATTTGCAcaccaaataaaatatttcatttaggtTTCAGTTACAAAGTGTTTCATTGACTGTAATCATATTTATGGTGCAAAAATGCACACACAGTATAAGGGTTGTGCCATCTGAGACCCACTGAGAGGACCATCTACTACCATCTCCCCAGCAGGCCATCTTTCTCATGGCGGGGGGCAACCATTGAGTGGAATGGCAGGTAGGtgcctcctcccttcttccttccctgctaACCTGGGATTCAGACGAGGAGAATTCACCTAAGTTCAGATGATATGACCCTTGCTGTGTATTACAATTTTTAATTATccacctgttctttttttttttttcttttttttcttactaaaatCCTTATCAGTGTGATTTTTTTGGgcgggggaggtgattaggtttacttatttatttattttaatgggggaactggggcttgaacccaggacctggatgcacgttaagcatgcgctctaccaattgagctacaccctcccccctacaATTTTTataattccttgttctgaaattACCTGTCCAACCTGTGCTCCTGAAGCACTCAGGACAGATTCCCAAGGATTATTATACTGTTTTcttagcaaaacaaaaacaaaacaaaagaaacccaCAATACTTTCTTAGCACAGTAAGAATTCGTAAAAGTCCAATAATATTAAACAATGTCCTTTATGGCCAGCCTCACCCTTTCCTACTAAATAATTTAATGCAGGGAGACTTTAGACCACCTTTAGGTCAGAGACCAGCCCACGGGCTAGCCTACCTCCCCAGGACAGTCCACTGCACCTCCCTTAATAGCACTTTATTGCTGCTTTTATTGTGTCTAATGCAACCTCTGCAGCACGGAGTTCAAGACCACGTCTGCAACCACTCACCCTTCTTTTCCCACTCTCATGGGCTCCTTTTCTATGTGGCTGTTTCTGGTCTCCAGCCTGCCAAGTGGGCATCACAGTCTCAGACATTTTTAACTACCACCATCCCCTACATGACCCCACCACAGACACAAGTGGAAGCTGGGCCCTGTTGAATAGAGAGCCAGTCCTGGCCAAGTAATTTCAATATAGTTCTCTACCTTTATTGATATACCACTGCACACATGAGTGGGGGGAAAgtgcttttctggaaaagattgGAGTCCATCACAGTTCAGATGTAGATGTAAACCCTGATGTAGGCAAGGGGCTCTGGCAGTCCGAGCAGCTGCAGTAGGGCTCAGAGGAGCAGTCCCTCTTCGTGGCAGGTTTTTGGGAAATGATCATTCCCTCCAGGTCCTTCACTTTGTTTTCCACCGTCTGAagttttttcagaattttctcttGCAGACCCAAGGATAGGAAGATATTTTTGTCTTGAACTGGGAAACCAGTCCCTTCTGGGTTGACCAGCAAAGCCTGAAAAAATTCTGAGCCCTGCTTGTAAAGTCTGTAGAGTGTGATTGCAAACAAcgctattttctaaaataaaacaacagaagttgAACGTTACTTGTTTATTCATGTGACGTGACACAGCTTACTGTAGGTGCAAAACGAAACCCTAACAGTAACAATAATCCCTCATTCCTATGCCAAGCCTTGTGTTTAACAAAGCATCTTCACACCTATTTTCTTTTGATCTTCACCACAAAATGGAGTGGTAGGCAGGTCAGgattatttgcatttaattaaTAAACTATAATAATAGACATTGTTTGCTGAAAGTTTGCCACGTGCAAAGCACTGTGCTAGGAATTTCCTTGCTTATGCATGACCTATTTATGTAGGAACAAACAGAACTGGATAACCATTTAGATACCTTCCAGTTTGGACTCTGtcattgtccaaggtcacatacttggaaatggcagagccaggactggaatcCAGGAATTCTGACTTCCATGTATATTCTCTCAGGACACAGCAGTCTGAAAAACTAGgcatggaaaaaaaatgtttttaatgtgcTATGAGAGATTCCTGCCAGGATCAGGataagaaaaaacttaaaaacaatcaTCTTTTTCCTTATAATAAGTACTACTATTATGTATTGAGTTTGTACATGCAGTATCTCCTCTGCTCTTCACAAAAACCCCGAGGGAAGCACTATTAgcaaacccattttacagataaggaaacggGCTGAGAAGCTAAGTGATGGCGCTccagtcacacagcaagtggtgAAACCAAGAAGCCCAGTAGTGTGACTCCAGAGCCTATTAACCACTCTGTTATACTACCTCTTTTTCTTGGCTGAGATGTCCGGAGGGCTGCGAATTCATCTTTCTGACTGAGTTACATAAACATTAACCAAACAAGAGCAGAGCCCAGAATTATAGCTAAGAGTTTGGTGTTTTGCCTTATACTCTTAGCTAATTGAAATGCATATATGTGAATATGTTGACACACAGATCCGTTAGGGATTTAGTTCAGCTGGACTATATTAAGTGAGATTTTTGGAGAATTTAATTTGGAATCCTAAAAATTAGGTTCCAGTCTGTTTTGCTGGCTTTGACAAGCTATGTCAACTTGAGTCAGTGGTAACTGAGCTCCCTCACCTACAAAATGGAGACGATAATCCCTGCCCTGCCTACCATACAGGGTTTTGAAAGGTTAAGCGAATGCAGGTGGCTGATTTCTCAACAGTAGTGACATATGAAAATAAGTGAATGCTACAGAATGATCCAGTATTAACTCCCTGCAGCATTTACCAAGTAAGCCAGGCATTCTTTAAGAAAGCCCTcttcaaatcctgcctccttATATTTAGGCTGAACCtcaatgtgcctcagtttccttgtttatcATATGAAAATAACCTCTACCCATTTCATGGACTTGTTGGGACTCTCAAAGCATTTTAACCATGTTGTAAATAGAGCTGTTATTATTGGTGATTAAACAGAAGTATGTAAAATCCTAAATATTTCTCATAATCCCAGGCAATTATATTCCTATCCCCCCCAAACTCCTGTATATTCATGGAGCCCTATTTTGTTAAAGcaaggaaataatgaaaacattatgATGACTAAATAAATATACGTGTCTCCTTATTAGTTACAGAGCAATGGCACAGTAAGAACAGGAAGGCAAAACCCAAGATCCCACTTATATGTGTGGTGCCTGTTCTATAAAAAGTACCCCACacggtgtctggcacatagtcaGACACTCAAAGATGAATACATGATCAAATAAATTTAGGGGTAAGGCTGCCTTCTCAGGTTATGAACTTCTTTGATCTATTTTATTATAAGACAAGCCAAAGATCCTTGCAAGAAAGAGCATTTTCATACCAAAATCCTAACTGGTGGAACTTTTTAAGGATAACCTAATTTCAACCAACTTCAGAGACAAGGGTTCACTCTTGCTCATCTGCATGATCTTAAAACTGGGTGGCAGCAATATAGGAGAGAATTAATCAAATTTCAGTTTATgaactatttaaatttttccataaCAAAGGAGTATAACCTGAATTGACTGAACACTTCGTTTCCATAAGGCATATATTCCTATTCCCaacaaaatcaaaaaggaaatccCTAGGACAACTTGCACAGCCGGAGCAAGATTATCCAGTAGCCCCAGATTTGTTTGCTGAGGCGCACTAGTCTCTCCCAGAAGAATTGCTTGTAGATAATTCCATATCGAgctcagagagagagaatctATGATGATGTTCCAGATAGAGGATGAAAATAAAGatgacatttttaataaaatagcagCTCTGGGAACTACATGTGCAGAGGCGTCAGGAAGCCAGATATGAGTTAGGGAGGGTGGTCTGGGAGTGTAGGTGTTCTGGAGCCATTGTGAGCTGTGCTTTGTGACGTCACTGTGCCAAAGGCCAGCTTGCTTCCCACTTACTCACTGACTCTTCTCACTCAAAACCTGCCAGACCCTGGCCTGGGTTTTCAGTTCCGTCATACTGCTCTCTCTGACCTTTGGCAAGTCCTAGCTTTAGCACAGCCCTggccaacagaactttctgcaataatggaaatgttctgtatctgctcTGTCCAACACGGTAGCCACTTGTCACTTGCAATgtggctgaggaactgaattttacattttattttattttaattaaacatgTGGCTACTGGCTACCCTCTTGGACAGTGTATAGAATGTTTCCAACAATCCATGGAATGGACAGCAATTACTTTCACACTTCaacagagaaaactgaggttaagTGGAGATACGAGAAGATAGGATTTAAAGAGGGCTTCCCCAAAGAGTGAATAGTTTACTTGGTAAATGTGGAGGGAGGTTATCACTGGATCATTTTGTAGCATTCTCTTTTTCATAACGTCACTATTGTTTAGAAGTTGTGATCTTTGGAAAGCTTTTGACATATTTGAGCCTCATTTTGCTCATCTGTTTACAGATGgggattccacctccttcacAAGATTTATATGAGGAACAAAAGATATAATTTCCTAAGTGCTTTGTAAACAGTAGCTTGCTGTGCCATAGCCTATGTGACATGTTATCAAACCCATTATTTGCTGACTGGTACCTGCTGACTAGTCAGCAAAGAggtatgaaaatataaaatgtatggTCTGTTCCCCAAAAAGGTAGTTCACACACAAGAGTATAATATAAATTGTGAGATCAGTTACAAAGACAGTAAGAATCCAAAAGAAGGTTTGCactgtgaggaggggaggggcataGTAAGGAAGGAGATAAAGGGTCAATTAtgacaaataatttttagaaaaatattgtctaatgctgttttgattttttcatCTGATTGACTGAAAGAAAGAACATGAATAGGGAAGCCTGGTGGAGAAGGAATAACTGTTTTGTTCTTGCAGGGAGGGAAGGTATGGCAGGTGGCTTGAGGTGTCCGGGACACATCCAAAAATGGAGTCAAGAATGCTGTTGGGGATTTAGTACCATGTCAGGGCGAAATGACCTGCTGATTTAGGAGTGACTACTATTGATGTTAAGTCCATAACTGCTAGTGACTGATCACAACCAGAATCTTTTCTAGAAAGGATGAAATTTACTCAGGTAAGACTTGGGATTTTACTATAACAAGTTGAACATAGGTTAGAAACCATTAAAGCATGATAGCCGGAAACCTTTTGGAGAAAAATCTGGTTGTGACAACTAAATCATTACGCAAGACTTCCTGCATTAGATTAAATTCGCCTGTTACACGGAGCCTGCTACTTTACTTTCAAATCACTTCACACAATTAAGGTTATTTGTGCAATTTTTGGTTTAATATGTCTTCCCTGACTATTGTAAACTCAAGGAAGACAGGGACCATATCCATTTTACTGACGACTGTATCCctggtgcttggcacatagtgggaattagaatatttttaagtaaataaaatttcccTAGAAGGTTTCCAAATACCTTTAAAACCTAAACTGTTCAATCAAGTGCCTACTACCATATTTACGTACTTGTTTCTATAGAAGTTTACAGAATAGCTGTTAAGAGGAGAGGCCT carries:
- the TMCO2 gene encoding transmembrane and coiled-coil domain-containing protein 2, producing MSSLFSSSIWNIIIDSLSLSSIWNYLQAILLGETSAPQQTNLGLLDNLAPAVQVVLGISFLILLGIGIYALWKRSVQSIQKIALFAITLYRLYKQGSEFFQALLVNPEGTGFPVQDKNIFLSLGLQEKILKKLQTVENKVKDLEGMIISQKPATKRDCSSEPYCSCSDCQSPLPTSGFTSTSEL